The following coding sequences lie in one Rutidosis leptorrhynchoides isolate AG116_Rl617_1_P2 chromosome 4, CSIRO_AGI_Rlap_v1, whole genome shotgun sequence genomic window:
- the LOC139842201 gene encoding receptor-like protein kinase ANXUR1: protein MSRGKSVFETPFCKHVTKYYYFKKKKKNSYIVTSTTPPYYWIANLCPSYRVSNTVKYSVDRKEVHLSDAIGTTGYVDLEIPKTGGVTHKSDIYSFGVVLWEILCGRKAFIPNADEDNMFLASLVRFHYENDTVNDIILPDLRNHMSEKSLTSFSNISYSCINKERIHGPDMNSITHELENALELQVSYDNLVTSLFL, encoded by the exons atgtcacgCGGCAAATCGGTGTTTGAAACTCCG TTTTGTAAACATGTTACCAAATAttactatttcaaaaaaaaaaagaaaaattcaTACATCGTAACGTCAACAACTCCACCATATTATTGGATAGCAAATTTATGCCCAAGTTATCGGGTTTCGAATACTGTCAAATATTCAGTAGACCGAAAGGAGGTTCACCTTTCAGATGCTATTGGCACAACAGGGTATGTGGACCTAGAAATCCCGAAGACCGGAGGTGTGACCCACAAGTCAGACATCTACTCATTTGGCGTTGTTTTATGGGAGATATTATGTGGGAGGAAAGCATTTATTCCAAATGCGGATGAGGATAATATGTTTTTGGCATCATTGGTCAGATTTCATTATGAAAACGACACAGTGAATGATATAATCCTTCCAGATTTAAGGAATCATATGTCCGAAAAATCACTCACTAGCTTCTCAAACATATCATATTCTTGCATAAATAAAGAACGAATACACGGTCCTGATATGAACAGTATTACACATGAACTTGAGAACGCATTGGAACTTCAGGTCTCATATGATAATCTGGTAACATCCTTATTCCTTTAG
- the LOC139842202 gene encoding uncharacterized protein — protein MEDQKMIINCNIRSENIVLDENCGAKIEINKEFMTTSTKFERERDVYSFGVVLLEVLLGKPVDTNFIRETLKLDLADYLQTYINEGTTDWKVDSTINRESGLNKASLKKFIEITSVCLENTPDHRPKMNVVVDELEQALLLQVEDQIFDEQLPLLGLRNFSSPYWDLDDDNDNDVDDYDDEDKLIYAKHLMHLKIPHDEILEAVKTWESRFERHYVIHEGELPKVEKNVYVKEFMPGKKANQMFITEIEMLNNCKHPNIVTLHGFCPERAYKFLVVDHASNGFLSDHLKNINNDDKPSNLTWVKRLKICLDVARGLKYLHHEMEDQKMIINCCIQSMLLSRNQDGEVPHLKRIEETVYADPVFQKNHKFTRKSDVYSFGVLLLEVLCGRLADDPTYIEESDRGIAYVAQRHFHEQTLTELIDPNIKEGIRDYKFTLNRGPNQNSLETFIKIAYECLAETQDQRPTMKVVVEELEHALFFQIELQRSRDRFYSFGHLDASKAKGGFGNVYRGKVPNGDGFDTIVAKRLDTSGGQGEKQFRNELQILVKYKHENVIRLVGYCDEKDEKVIVYEYASRGSLDRYQNDARLTWTKRLNICIDVATALEFLHGGLSTC, from the exons ATGGAAGACCAAAAAATGATCATAAATTGTAATATAAGAAGTGAAAATATTGTGTTGGATGAGAATTGCGGGGCAAAGATTGAAATTAACAAAGAATTTATGACGACAAGTACTAAGTTTGAAAGAGAAAGAGATGTATATAGTTTCGGAGTAGTTTTGTTAGAGGTTCTACTTGGGAAACCAGTCGATACCAACTTTATCCGAGAGACACTTAAACTAGATTTGGCTGATTATTTGCAAACATACATCAACGAAGGAACTACAGATTGGAAGGTAGATTCTACAATCAATAGAGAAAGTGGACTCAACAAAGCTTCTTTAAAGAAATTTATTGAAATTACGTCTGTGTGTTTAGAGAACACTCCAGACCATCGGCCAAAAATGAATGTCGTTGTCGATGAGCTCGAGCAGGCTTTACTCCTTCAA GTGGAGGACCAAATTTTTGATGAACAATTACCACTTCTAGGCCTTCGTAACTTTAGCTCTCCTTATTGGGATCTTGATGATGATAATGACAATGAcgttgatgattatgatgatgaagataaacTAATATATGCTAAACATTTGATGCATTTGAAGATTCCGCACGATGAAATACTAGAAGCTGTAAAAACATGGGAATCACGTTTTGAGAGACACTATGTTATACATGAAGGCGAACTACCCAAAGTTGAGAAAAATGTATATGTAAAAGAATTCATGCCAGGTAAGAAAGCAAATCAAATGTTCATCACAGAAATTGAAATGCTTAATAACTGTAAGCATCCCAACATAGTCACTCTACATGGGTTTTGTCCTGAACGTGCTTATAAGTTCCTTGTCGTTGATCATGCTTCTAATGGATTTCTCAGTGATCATCTTAAGAACATCAACAACGACGACAAGCCAAGTAATCTTACATGGGTAAAACGTTTGAAAATATGTCTTGATGTTGCACGTGGATTGAAATATCTCCACCATGAAATGGAAGATCAAAAGATGATCATTAACTGTTGTATACAGAGCA TGCTCTTGTCGAGGAATCAAGATGGTGAGGTTCCTCATCTTAAAAGGATTGAGGAAACTGTGTACGCTGATCCAGTATTTCAAAAGAACCATAAATTTACAAGAAAATCAGATGTATATAGTTTTGGAGTACTTTTGTTAGAAGTTCTTTGTGGGAGGTTAGCCGATGACCCAACATACATTGAAGAGAGTGACAGAGGGATAGCTTATGTGGCACAACGACATTTTCATGAGCAGACACTAACGGAATTGATAGATCCTAACATAAAGGAAGGAATTCGGGATTACAAGTTTACCCTAAATAGAGGACCTAATCAGAATTCTTTGGAAACATTTATTAAAATTGCGTATGAATGCTTAGCAGAAACTCAGGACCAACGTCCAACAATGAAAGTTGTTGTGGAGGAGCTTGAGCACGCCTTATTCTTCCAA ATAGAACTTCAGAGGTCCCGTGACCGGTTCTACTCTTTTGGTCACCTCGATGCTAGTAAG GCAAAAGGAGGCTTTGGAAACGTTTATAGAGGAAAAGTTCCTAATGGTGATGGATTCGATACCATTGTTGCGAAGCGATTGGATACATCAGGTGGTCAAGGGGAAAAACAATTTCGGAATGAACTCCAAATTCTTGTCAAGTATAAGCACGAGAATGTCATTCGTTTGGTTGGCTATTGTGATGAAAAGGATGAAAAAGTCATCGTTTATGAGTATGCATCAAGAGGAAGCCTTGATAGGTACCAAAATGATGCTCGTCTTACTTGGACGAAACGACTTAACATATGCATTGATGTTGCAACTGCATTGGAGTTCCTTCATGGAGGACTTTCAACATGTTGA